From the genome of Danio rerio strain Tuebingen ecotype United States chromosome 2, GRCz12tu, whole genome shotgun sequence, one region includes:
- the gng12a gene encoding guanine nucleotide-binding protein G(I)/G(S)/G(O) subunit gamma-12a isoform X1 translates to MVLKMSSKMSGSNNLAHARRMVQQLRVEASIERIKVSKASADLMRYCGENAKYDPLLMGIPASENPFKDKKPCTIL, encoded by the exons ATGGTTTTGAAAATGTCCTCTAAAATGTCGGGCTCAAACAATCTGGCTCATGCTAGGAGGATGGTACAGCAGCTGAGAGTCGAGGCCAGTATCGAGAGGATAAAG GTATCCAAGGCCTCCGCTGACCTGATGCGCTACTGTGGAGAAAACGCCAAATACGACCCTCTGCTCATGGGCATCCCCGCCTCAGAAAACCCCTTCAAGGACAAAAAGCCCTGCACTATATTGTAG